One part of the Amphiprion ocellaris isolate individual 3 ecotype Okinawa chromosome 24, ASM2253959v1, whole genome shotgun sequence genome encodes these proteins:
- the n6amt1 gene encoding methyltransferase N6AMT1, producing the protein MCSSFNTPVYGHAGRAEFRDVYEPAEDSFLLIDALEKDADRLKLLSPEVCVEVGSGSGVVSAFLASVVGPSALYICTDVNPAAAGCTAKTASCNGVYLQPIITDLVQCLLPQLCGKVDVLLFNPPYVVTPSEEVGSTGIEASWAGGHRGREVTDRFLPIVAQLLSSKGLFYLITIAENDPEEIIRLLGQCGLKGESCLSTRAGNERLSVLRFHRSQQI; encoded by the exons ATGTGCAGCAGCTTTAACACTCCGGTTTACGGTCACGCTGGACGAGCAGAGTTCCGGGATGTTTACGAGCCGGCGGAGGACTCGTTCCTACTGATAGACGCTCTGGAGAAAGATGCGGACAGACTGAAGCTGCTCAG CCCGgaggtgtgtgtggaggtgggCAGCGGCTCTGGAGTGGTGTCCGCTTTCCTGGCATCAGTGGTTGGACCTTCAGCTCTGTACAT ATGCACTGATGTGAATCCCGCAGCAGCTGGATGCACAGCAAAGACAGCTTCATGTAACGGTGTTTACCTGCAGCCCATCATCACTGACCTG GTTCAGTGTCTTCTGCCTCAGCTGTGTGGGAAAGTGGACGTCCTCCTCTTCAACCCTCCCTACGTGGTGACACCTTCAGAGGAG GTCGGCAGCACCGGCATAGAAGCTTCCTGGGCTGGAGGGCATCGAGGccgagaggtgacagacagattCCTTCCCATTGTGGCACAGCTGCTGTCCAGTAAAGGCCTGTTTTACCTCATTACCATCGCTGAAAACGATCCAG AGGAGATCATCCGATTACTGGGTCAATGTGGCTTGAAGGGAGAATCATGTTTGTCTACAAGAGCTGGAAACGAGCGGTTGTCTGTCCTGCGCTTCCATAGGAGCCAACAAATATGA